In Arthrobacter ramosus, one DNA window encodes the following:
- a CDS encoding sugar ABC transporter substrate-binding protein has product MVGVLLPDTTTSARYVTFDAPYLKKAFETAGLDSSKFKIDNAQGSASTMQTQAEADITAGASVLLVDALDSGSGAAIEAAASARGVKVIDYDRLVKGGAKDRTYVSFDNVKVGQLIGQGEITCIADWKVTKPNILIMDGDPTDNNAKLFAEGYNGVLKTHFDNGEYVNVGEPAGTWTPSVAQTTFAQQYTAHPNINAVVTPNDDNANAVIAYLQSKQIPAKTFPTTGQDASLSGLQNILKGYQCGTVYKPIYFEAQAAAAAALYLRAGVTVPSTLVNGKTTDDTAKSDVGSVLLTPLWVTTKNMADTVVKDGAVTSSSLCISQVKDACTAAGIQ; this is encoded by the coding sequence ATGGTCGGCGTTCTGTTGCCGGACACCACCACTTCCGCGCGATACGTCACTTTCGATGCCCCGTACCTGAAGAAGGCCTTCGAAACCGCGGGTCTGGACTCATCCAAGTTCAAGATCGACAATGCGCAGGGCAGCGCAAGCACGATGCAGACGCAGGCCGAAGCTGACATCACGGCCGGAGCATCCGTGCTGCTTGTCGATGCCCTCGACTCCGGTTCGGGCGCAGCCATTGAGGCGGCCGCCAGCGCACGCGGCGTCAAAGTGATCGACTATGACCGGCTCGTCAAAGGCGGGGCAAAAGATCGCACCTACGTGAGCTTCGACAACGTCAAGGTTGGTCAGCTGATCGGCCAGGGCGAGATCACGTGCATCGCAGACTGGAAAGTCACCAAACCTAACATCCTGATCATGGATGGCGATCCGACCGACAACAACGCGAAGCTGTTCGCCGAAGGCTATAACGGTGTACTCAAGACGCACTTCGACAATGGCGAATACGTCAACGTAGGAGAGCCGGCAGGTACCTGGACACCGTCAGTGGCACAGACGACGTTCGCCCAGCAGTACACCGCCCACCCGAACATCAACGCGGTGGTCACGCCTAACGACGACAACGCCAATGCCGTGATCGCCTACCTGCAGAGCAAGCAAATTCCTGCCAAGACTTTCCCGACGACGGGGCAGGATGCGTCCTTGTCCGGCCTGCAGAACATCCTGAAGGGGTACCAGTGCGGAACGGTGTACAAGCCGATCTACTTTGAAGCCCAGGCGGCCGCCGCAGCAGCGCTCTACCTGCGGGCCGGCGTGACCGTTCCGTCAACCCTCGTAAACGGCAAGACGACAGACGACACCGCGAAGTCCGACGTCGGATCGGTCCTGCTCACCCCGCTGTGGGTGACCACGAAGAACATGGCGGACACGGTGGTCAAGGACGGTGCCGTGACGAGTTCTTCGCTGTGCATCTCGCAGGTGAAGGACGCGTGCACTGCGGCAGGTATCCAGTAG
- a CDS encoding ABC transporter permease subunit gives MSELITPDPVGAGPLLRLEAIDKNFGPVQALVDITLEVPTGKVTALAGDNGAGKSVLIKCVAGIHTPDDGQLFWENKPVRLNSPHEAAALGIETVYQDLALCDNLDIVQNLFLGRERLRRFLLDEESMEITARETLASLAVTTVRSIRQPVASLSGGQRQSVSIAKSVLWNSKLVIMDEPTAALGVAQTEVVLHLIRQLADRGVAVIVISHNMNDVFEVADRIAVLRLGRLVDVRPATEMDRQIVVDLMTTGFSDRARPELAPSPPSKRPLTAAKGPLPSPAVALQDEPTTAAAARKAALALNPDITATSLPEYFRAALARVRGGESGVLPVLAGLLLISVLFQSLNPNFLTPGNMVNLLIQGSVFMLLAMGQVFVLLLGEIDLSIGYVGGVGGVIMAELVQESTGWPWWAAIAVGLISCAGIGLLHGTIITRLGLPSFVVTLGGQLGWLGVMLIILGSGGVVPINDNVINNIASGNLSPVTSWILMLVVVGAFSTWTWLRDARRRNTGLVAPPASVSALKIAAVLAAGVAIVWLCNTDRGTLVEISGVPWVLLVVLGVLAVWTLLLGRTRFGRYVYAIGGNAEAARRGGVNLARIRTLAFMLASFTAGIGGIVYASRLRSVSTSYDGGTLVLYAVAAAVIGGTSLFGGRGKVLHGVLGGLVIATIDNGMGLQGYSAPAKYVVTALVLVAAVTIDAVARRGRSRT, from the coding sequence ATGAGTGAGTTGATAACCCCGGACCCGGTCGGCGCCGGTCCCCTGCTCCGGCTGGAGGCCATCGACAAGAACTTCGGGCCGGTGCAGGCACTCGTCGACATCACCCTTGAGGTGCCGACCGGCAAAGTAACTGCGCTTGCCGGCGACAACGGCGCGGGCAAATCGGTATTGATCAAATGCGTCGCCGGCATTCACACCCCCGACGACGGGCAGCTGTTTTGGGAAAACAAGCCAGTACGGTTGAACTCGCCGCACGAAGCCGCTGCGCTCGGCATTGAGACCGTGTACCAGGACCTGGCCCTGTGCGACAACCTCGACATCGTGCAGAACCTGTTCCTCGGCCGCGAACGCCTTCGCCGCTTTCTCCTCGATGAAGAGAGCATGGAGATCACGGCCCGGGAGACGCTCGCGAGCCTGGCCGTGACCACCGTGCGATCCATCCGGCAACCCGTCGCATCGCTGTCCGGCGGGCAACGCCAGTCCGTGTCGATCGCGAAGTCGGTGCTGTGGAACTCCAAGCTCGTCATTATGGACGAACCGACGGCAGCTCTCGGCGTCGCACAGACCGAGGTTGTCCTTCATCTCATTCGCCAGCTCGCAGACCGCGGCGTTGCCGTCATCGTCATCTCGCACAACATGAACGACGTGTTCGAGGTCGCAGACCGCATTGCCGTGCTCAGGCTCGGGCGGCTTGTTGACGTTCGGCCCGCCACGGAAATGGACCGGCAGATCGTGGTCGACCTGATGACCACAGGGTTCTCCGATCGGGCAAGGCCGGAACTCGCGCCATCACCGCCGTCGAAACGCCCGCTGACCGCCGCCAAGGGGCCACTCCCCTCCCCGGCAGTTGCCCTCCAGGACGAGCCGACCACCGCCGCCGCGGCGCGGAAGGCCGCACTGGCGTTGAACCCCGACATCACCGCGACGTCGCTGCCCGAATACTTCCGTGCCGCCTTGGCGCGGGTCCGGGGCGGCGAGAGCGGAGTGCTGCCGGTTCTCGCGGGCCTGTTGCTGATCTCTGTGCTGTTCCAATCGCTCAACCCGAACTTCCTGACGCCCGGCAACATGGTGAACCTCCTCATCCAGGGTTCAGTTTTCATGCTGCTGGCCATGGGCCAGGTCTTCGTGCTCCTGCTCGGCGAAATCGACTTGTCCATCGGGTACGTCGGCGGAGTGGGCGGCGTCATCATGGCCGAACTCGTCCAGGAGTCGACAGGCTGGCCGTGGTGGGCGGCGATCGCTGTCGGGCTGATTAGCTGCGCCGGGATCGGGTTGCTTCATGGCACGATCATCACCCGTCTCGGACTCCCATCGTTCGTCGTGACACTTGGCGGCCAGCTCGGCTGGCTTGGCGTGATGCTCATCATCCTCGGCAGCGGCGGCGTCGTGCCCATCAACGACAACGTCATCAACAACATCGCGAGCGGCAACCTCAGCCCGGTCACCAGCTGGATCCTGATGCTCGTCGTCGTCGGAGCATTCAGCACCTGGACGTGGCTGCGGGACGCCCGCCGGCGCAACACCGGACTCGTCGCGCCGCCCGCCAGTGTGAGCGCCCTGAAGATCGCAGCGGTGCTCGCCGCGGGTGTGGCCATCGTGTGGCTCTGCAATACGGACCGCGGCACCCTGGTCGAAATCAGCGGCGTGCCATGGGTGCTTCTCGTGGTGCTCGGAGTCCTCGCCGTCTGGACGTTGCTGCTCGGGCGAACCCGGTTCGGCCGCTACGTCTACGCTATTGGCGGCAACGCCGAGGCCGCACGGCGGGGCGGCGTGAACCTTGCGCGCATTCGCACCCTCGCCTTCATGCTCGCCTCGTTCACCGCAGGGATCGGCGGAATCGTCTACGCGTCGCGGCTCCGTTCCGTCTCGACGTCGTACGACGGCGGCACGCTGGTGCTTTACGCCGTGGCGGCCGCGGTAATCGGCGGGACCAGCCTGTTCGGCGGCCGCGGCAAGGTGCTGCACGGGGTCCTGGGCGGGCTCGTGATCGCCACGATCGATAACGGCATGGGCCTGCAGGGCTACAGCGCTCCGGCCAAGTACGTCGTCACGGCGCTGGTCCTCGTCGCGGCCGTGACGATCGATGCCGTCGCGCGCCGCGGGCGCTCACGGACGTAA
- a CDS encoding SDR family oxidoreductase — translation MTDSGPVLVVGGTGMLGSQVVSRLLRGGKQVRALVRPGSDGSRLEELGATIARGDMMDPESLVHAMDGVDAVITSAAGYTHHREGDSPVIDTVGNTNLVDAASRAGVRRFVLTSILTCDQTPDVPHFWHKKLTEDRLEELGVPFVALRPGAFLEQITRFGDPFSEGRLTSFGSPGVPLTYVLASDLAGYLAAAVDASGVEGQRIDIGWDRPVSMQDIADISARMLSRPIQLVVSPISPVNPMAKDLGAMIDWFGTGRYVADTSRQREVFGPPPTAEDAVARLLTSLGHTLD, via the coding sequence ATGACGGACTCCGGACCAGTGCTTGTGGTCGGCGGCACCGGGATGCTGGGCAGCCAGGTGGTGTCCAGGCTGCTACGGGGAGGAAAACAAGTCCGCGCCTTGGTGCGGCCCGGTTCGGATGGGAGCCGCCTCGAGGAGCTAGGGGCCACGATCGCCCGTGGCGACATGATGGATCCCGAGTCGCTTGTGCACGCCATGGACGGCGTCGACGCTGTGATCACCTCAGCGGCGGGATACACCCACCATCGGGAGGGAGACAGCCCCGTCATCGACACGGTGGGCAACACCAACCTCGTCGATGCAGCCAGCCGCGCCGGTGTGCGCAGATTCGTCCTCACCAGCATCCTCACTTGCGATCAAACACCGGATGTTCCGCACTTCTGGCACAAGAAACTGACCGAGGATCGCCTGGAAGAACTCGGGGTCCCGTTCGTGGCGCTGCGTCCGGGCGCTTTCCTTGAGCAGATCACTCGCTTCGGCGACCCCTTCAGCGAGGGGCGGCTCACGTCGTTCGGGTCTCCGGGCGTTCCCCTGACATACGTGCTTGCCAGTGACCTGGCCGGGTATCTTGCGGCAGCAGTCGACGCGAGCGGAGTAGAGGGGCAGCGTATCGACATCGGTTGGGACCGGCCGGTAAGCATGCAGGACATCGCCGATATCTCCGCCCGGATGCTCAGCCGACCGATCCAGCTCGTCGTCAGCCCGATCAGCCCGGTGAACCCGATGGCGAAGGACCTTGGGGCGATGATCGACTGGTTCGGCACCGGACGCTACGTCGCCGATACCTCACGACAACGCGAAGTCTTCGGCCCACCGCCAACAGCCGAGGACGCCGTCGCGCGCCTGCTCACCAGCCTCGGGCACACGCTTGACTAA
- a CDS encoding ATP-dependent Clp protease ATP-binding subunit: MFERFTDRARRVVVLAQEEARMLNHNYIGTEHILLGLIQEGEGVAAKALESMNISLDGVREQVQEIIGQGRQAPSGHIPFTPRAKKVLELALREALQLGHNYIGTEHILLGLIREGEGVAAQVLVKLGADLGRVRQQVIHLLSGYEGKDPSGMVAGPSQAEVAPAGSVVLDQFGRNLTQAARENKLDPVIGRELEMERVMQVLSRRTKNNPVLIGEPGVGKTAVVEGLAQAIVRGNVPETLKDKQLYTLDLGSVVAGSRYRGDFEERLKKVLKEIRTRGDIILFIDEIHTLVGAGAAEGAIDAASILKPLLARGELQTIGATTLDEYRKHIEKDAALERRFQPIQVQEPSVAHTVEILKGLRDRYEAHHRVTITDGALAAAASLSERYVSDRFLPDKAIDLIDEAGARLRIRRMTRPPELKAMDARIAEVKMEKESAIDAQDFEGAASLRMKEQKLVAERRERELRWKSGGTDSNSEVDEELIAEVLANSTGIPVFKLTEEESSRLLKMEEELHKRVIGQNEAINSVSRAIRRTRAGLKDPKRPGGSFIFAGPTGVGKTELARALAEFLFADEDALITLDMSEYSEKHTVSRLFGAPPGYVGYDEGGQLTEKVRRRPFSVVLFDEVEKAHSDLFNSLLQILEDGRLTDSHGRVVDFKNTVIIMTTNLGTRDISKSVATGFQSGTDTTTGYNRMRARVTEELKQQFRPEFLNRVDDVIVFPQLTQDEIIEIVDLMIARLEQHLADKDMGIELTDAAKVLLATRGYNPAMGARPLRRTIQREIEDQLSEKILFGELHPGDIVVVDVDGEGDDAKFTFAGNAKPRIPDALPAVS; encoded by the coding sequence ATGTTTGAAAGATTTACGGACCGTGCCCGTCGCGTTGTTGTGCTTGCCCAAGAAGAGGCACGCATGCTCAACCATAACTACATCGGTACCGAGCACATCCTTTTGGGACTGATCCAGGAGGGTGAGGGGGTTGCCGCCAAGGCGCTGGAGTCAATGAACATCTCGCTCGACGGCGTCCGGGAACAGGTGCAGGAGATCATCGGCCAGGGCCGGCAAGCCCCGTCCGGCCACATCCCCTTCACCCCGCGCGCCAAGAAGGTCCTTGAGCTTGCACTCCGGGAAGCGCTGCAGCTCGGCCACAACTACATCGGTACCGAGCACATCCTGCTCGGCCTCATCCGGGAGGGTGAAGGCGTTGCCGCGCAGGTCCTGGTCAAGCTTGGCGCCGACCTCGGCCGGGTCCGCCAGCAGGTCATCCATTTGCTCTCGGGGTATGAAGGCAAGGACCCCAGCGGAATGGTCGCCGGACCGAGCCAGGCCGAGGTTGCTCCCGCCGGTTCGGTGGTGCTGGACCAGTTCGGCCGCAACCTTACCCAGGCCGCGCGGGAAAACAAGCTCGATCCCGTGATCGGCCGCGAGCTGGAGATGGAACGCGTCATGCAGGTCCTCTCCCGCAGGACCAAGAACAACCCCGTGCTGATCGGTGAGCCTGGCGTCGGCAAGACCGCCGTCGTCGAGGGCCTTGCCCAGGCGATTGTCCGGGGCAACGTGCCGGAGACCCTGAAGGACAAGCAGCTCTACACGCTCGATTTGGGCTCAGTGGTGGCCGGTTCCCGTTACCGTGGCGATTTTGAAGAGCGCCTGAAGAAGGTCCTGAAGGAAATCCGGACCCGCGGGGACATCATCCTCTTCATCGACGAAATCCACACGCTCGTCGGTGCCGGCGCTGCCGAGGGCGCCATCGATGCCGCATCCATCCTGAAGCCGTTGCTGGCGCGTGGTGAACTCCAGACCATCGGGGCCACCACTTTGGACGAGTACCGCAAGCACATTGAGAAAGACGCCGCGTTGGAGCGCCGCTTCCAGCCGATCCAGGTCCAGGAACCCTCGGTGGCCCACACCGTTGAGATCCTCAAGGGCCTGCGTGACCGTTACGAGGCGCACCACCGGGTGACCATCACCGACGGCGCGCTGGCGGCCGCGGCGAGCCTCTCGGAGCGTTACGTGTCGGACCGCTTCCTGCCGGACAAGGCGATCGACCTGATCGACGAAGCAGGTGCACGGCTTCGCATCCGCCGCATGACCCGTCCGCCGGAGCTGAAAGCGATGGATGCACGCATCGCCGAGGTGAAGATGGAGAAGGAATCCGCCATCGACGCCCAGGACTTCGAGGGCGCCGCCTCGCTGCGCATGAAGGAGCAGAAACTTGTCGCCGAGCGCAGGGAAAGGGAGCTCAGATGGAAATCCGGCGGCACGGACAGCAATTCCGAGGTAGACGAGGAGCTGATTGCCGAAGTTCTCGCGAATTCCACCGGCATCCCGGTCTTCAAACTCACCGAGGAAGAATCCAGCCGCCTGCTCAAGATGGAGGAGGAACTGCACAAGCGCGTTATCGGGCAGAATGAGGCGATTAATTCAGTGTCGCGTGCAATCCGCCGCACACGGGCTGGCCTGAAGGACCCCAAGCGTCCGGGTGGTTCGTTCATCTTCGCCGGCCCCACCGGCGTCGGCAAGACCGAGCTCGCCAGGGCGTTGGCGGAATTCCTCTTCGCTGATGAGGACGCCCTCATCACGCTGGACATGTCCGAGTACTCCGAGAAGCACACGGTGTCGCGTCTCTTCGGTGCCCCTCCGGGTTACGTCGGTTATGACGAGGGCGGGCAGTTGACCGAGAAGGTCCGCCGTCGTCCGTTCTCCGTGGTGCTGTTCGACGAAGTGGAGAAGGCCCACTCGGACTTGTTCAACTCCCTGCTGCAGATTCTCGAGGACGGCCGCCTGACGGATAGCCATGGCCGGGTGGTGGACTTCAAGAACACGGTGATCATCATGACCACCAACCTGGGCACCCGCGACATCTCCAAGAGCGTGGCGACCGGCTTCCAATCCGGCACGGACACCACCACCGGTTACAACCGGATGCGGGCCCGTGTCACCGAGGAGCTCAAGCAGCAATTCCGTCCCGAGTTCCTCAACCGCGTTGACGACGTCATTGTCTTCCCGCAACTCACGCAGGACGAGATCATCGAGATCGTGGACCTGATGATCGCTCGCTTGGAACAGCATCTGGCAGACAAGGACATGGGTATCGAGCTCACGGACGCCGCCAAGGTCCTTTTGGCCACCCGTGGCTACAACCCGGCCATGGGTGCCCGGCCGCTCCGCCGCACCATCCAGCGCGAGATCGAGGACCAGCTCTCCGAGAAGATCCTCTTCGGCGAGCTGCACCCGGGTGACATCGTGGTGGTCGACGTGGACGGCGAAGGCGACGATGCCAAGTTCACCTTTGCCGGAAACGCCAAGCCCCGCATCCCCGACGCGCTGCCCGCCGTGAGTTAG
- a CDS encoding GatB/YqeY domain-containing protein gives MSTLKQRLHADVVVHMKDRNKTALTTVRNVLGEIETREKSGKTPIELDDTQVTALLQKEAAKRRDTARIYTEAGESERAAAEIAEAEVIEAYLPEMLTPAEVEDIVDEAIAALKASGQELTIRQMGAVMKPVTAKVAGRFDGKAVSEIVRTRLA, from the coding sequence ATGAGCACCCTGAAGCAACGGCTTCATGCCGACGTCGTAGTCCACATGAAGGACCGCAACAAGACCGCGCTCACGACGGTCCGCAACGTCCTGGGCGAAATCGAGACGCGTGAGAAATCCGGCAAGACACCCATTGAGCTGGACGACACCCAAGTGACGGCGCTGCTGCAGAAGGAAGCCGCCAAGCGCAGGGACACGGCGCGCATTTACACGGAGGCCGGCGAGTCCGAGCGCGCTGCGGCGGAAATCGCCGAAGCAGAAGTCATCGAGGCATACCTGCCTGAAATGCTGACCCCCGCCGAAGTCGAGGACATCGTCGACGAGGCAATCGCCGCATTGAAGGCCAGTGGCCAAGAACTCACGATCAGGCAGATGGGCGCCGTGATGAAGCCCGTCACCGCAAAGGTCGCTGGCCGCTTCGACGGCAAGGCCGTCAGCGAAATCGTCCGGACCCGACTCGCATAG
- a CDS encoding HNH endonuclease — MAAIILGWNPRLWNEWNFEAVIEQVAETGQFLERWNVGQHRKIQPGNQAWLFLQGGGPHGRGLIGHGVVMSETYEAPQRTEPKSIARYVSVAFDALLPLGGQIPTSVLSSEVPDVAWNTFRGSGWTIPKESEPGLQRVWREHGPAVSEPCQTVPGTYPEGAVSRIETNRYERDLEARRICLAFHGTSCAVCTFSFEVSYGDIGKDFIHVHHVVPVSQLGSDYRLDPIADLVPLCANCHAMAHRGVGTPRTVAELRRAIAAAGHLPGQIVDDKALAAQDAAHRILEQR; from the coding sequence ATGGCAGCCATCATCCTGGGATGGAATCCACGGCTTTGGAACGAGTGGAACTTCGAGGCTGTGATCGAGCAGGTCGCCGAAACGGGTCAATTCCTGGAGCGGTGGAACGTCGGCCAACACCGGAAGATCCAGCCAGGCAACCAAGCATGGCTTTTCCTGCAAGGTGGAGGCCCACACGGACGCGGGCTGATCGGACACGGCGTCGTCATGTCCGAAACGTATGAAGCGCCACAACGCACCGAGCCGAAGAGTATTGCGCGGTACGTGAGCGTGGCCTTCGATGCCTTGCTCCCCCTCGGCGGCCAGATCCCGACGAGTGTCCTCTCCAGCGAAGTGCCGGACGTGGCGTGGAATACCTTCCGCGGTTCCGGATGGACCATTCCGAAAGAATCAGAACCGGGCCTTCAACGCGTGTGGCGGGAGCACGGACCAGCGGTCTCCGAGCCGTGCCAGACCGTTCCAGGAACCTACCCGGAAGGAGCCGTGAGCCGGATTGAAACGAACCGCTACGAGCGGGACCTTGAAGCCCGCCGGATTTGCCTGGCTTTCCACGGGACGTCTTGTGCCGTGTGCACTTTCTCCTTCGAAGTAAGCTACGGGGACATCGGCAAAGACTTCATCCACGTCCACCACGTGGTTCCCGTTTCACAGCTCGGCAGCGACTACCGTTTGGATCCCATAGCGGACCTCGTGCCGCTGTGTGCCAACTGCCACGCCATGGCACACCGGGGGGTGGGCACTCCTCGCACCGTGGCGGAATTGCGGCGGGCCATCGCCGCCGCCGGACACTTGCCTGGCCAAATTGTCGACGACAAGGCATTGGCAGCTCAGGACGCCGCACACCGAATCCTCGAGCAGCGGTAA
- a CDS encoding YegP family protein: MTGIFELFIDEDTSFRFRLKAPDGTVVAVSRSFPDKPAAVCGISDVREYAGMGLITDLCPEVPHRGPSPTPPVPAVRQTSPSAMPLLPVPPRHHNPLPQRDRTGRPWHTTALVDASCTGLVEA, from the coding sequence ATGACCGGGATTTTTGAACTGTTCATCGACGAGGACACGAGCTTCAGATTCAGGCTCAAAGCGCCGGACGGAACCGTGGTAGCCGTCTCCAGGTCCTTTCCCGACAAGCCCGCCGCGGTGTGCGGCATCAGTGACGTCCGAGAATATGCGGGAATGGGCCTAATTACCGATCTGTGCCCGGAGGTCCCGCACCGCGGACCATCACCCACACCTCCGGTTCCCGCTGTACGTCAAACCAGTCCTTCCGCGATGCCGCTGCTTCCCGTCCCGCCGCGACACCATAATCCGCTCCCCCAAAGAGATCGAACCGGCCGCCCTTGGCACACTACCGCCTTGGTCGACGCATCGTGCACCGGTTTGGTTGAGGCGTAG
- a CDS encoding AMP-binding protein: MFTSPYADVEIPEVTIYEYLFGGLSVEDLDRIALVDGTSGAEMTYRQLVSRIDATAGWLASHEAGPGTTVGLFCPNVPAFAVVFHGVLRAGAAVTTVNALYTADEVGSQLSDAGASWLFTVSSFLERAEAAAVAAGISPERLVVLDGGDPATAAGHPSLADVLEAGLPAPTLSVDPHAAAVVPYSSGTSGTPKGVLLSQYNLVANVAQSSAFFRVTPDDVLLAVLPFFHIYGLTVLLNLALGERARLVTMPKFDLAEFLRITQDHRCTYLFIAPPIAVALAKHPLVDQYDLSSVRAVLSGAAPLDGELGHAVANRLRCTMLQGYGMTELSPVSHAIPRDGAERVPLDSVGYTVPNTECKLLDPATDEEIEVPAEGPSAPGQLLVRGPQVMLGYLNRPDATAATIDPDGFLRTGDIATVTAEGIVTIVDRLKELIKYKGYQIAPAELEALLLTHPRIADAAVIGIHADDGEEVPKAFVVRQPGAELGDGDVMEFVAGRVAPFKRVRSVEFVDVIPKSASGKILRRELRARA; the protein is encoded by the coding sequence ATGTTCACCAGCCCGTACGCTGATGTCGAGATCCCCGAAGTCACGATTTATGAGTATCTGTTCGGTGGGCTGAGCGTCGAGGATCTTGACCGGATCGCACTCGTGGACGGCACGTCCGGCGCGGAAATGACCTACCGGCAACTCGTCAGCCGAATTGACGCCACCGCAGGCTGGCTCGCGAGCCACGAGGCGGGCCCCGGGACTACTGTGGGCCTTTTCTGCCCCAACGTGCCGGCGTTCGCCGTCGTCTTCCACGGGGTCCTCCGCGCAGGCGCGGCCGTCACCACAGTCAACGCGCTGTATACCGCCGATGAAGTCGGGAGCCAGCTCAGCGACGCGGGCGCCTCCTGGCTTTTCACCGTCTCGTCCTTCCTTGAGCGTGCGGAGGCCGCAGCCGTGGCTGCCGGCATCTCGCCGGAACGGCTTGTTGTGCTCGACGGCGGAGACCCCGCTACCGCCGCGGGGCATCCCTCGCTCGCGGATGTCCTCGAAGCGGGCCTTCCCGCGCCGACGCTCAGCGTCGATCCGCACGCCGCCGCCGTCGTACCCTACTCCTCGGGCACGAGCGGCACGCCGAAAGGGGTCCTGTTGAGCCAGTACAACCTCGTGGCGAACGTCGCGCAGTCGAGCGCCTTCTTCCGCGTGACTCCCGACGACGTGCTGCTCGCCGTCCTGCCCTTCTTCCACATCTACGGCCTGACCGTGCTGCTCAATCTCGCCCTCGGCGAGCGGGCCCGGCTCGTCACAATGCCGAAGTTCGACCTCGCCGAATTCCTCCGCATTACCCAGGACCACCGCTGTACTTATCTGTTCATCGCGCCGCCCATCGCCGTCGCGCTGGCGAAGCATCCGCTAGTGGACCAATACGACCTCTCGTCCGTCCGCGCCGTTCTTTCGGGAGCAGCGCCCCTCGACGGCGAACTCGGGCACGCCGTTGCGAACCGGCTCAGGTGCACGATGCTCCAGGGCTACGGCATGACCGAGCTGAGCCCCGTATCCCACGCCATCCCGCGCGACGGCGCCGAGCGCGTCCCTCTCGACTCGGTGGGCTACACCGTGCCGAACACGGAATGCAAGCTCCTTGACCCCGCCACGGACGAAGAGATCGAAGTCCCGGCCGAAGGACCGAGCGCTCCCGGTCAGCTCCTCGTCCGCGGCCCGCAGGTCATGCTGGGGTACCTGAACCGGCCCGACGCAACCGCCGCGACGATCGATCCGGATGGCTTCCTCCGTACCGGCGACATCGCGACCGTCACCGCCGAGGGCATCGTGACGATCGTCGACCGGCTCAAAGAGCTCATCAAGTACAAGGGCTACCAGATCGCGCCTGCTGAGCTCGAGGCGCTCCTGCTTACCCACCCCCGGATTGCGGACGCCGCGGTCATCGGCATCCACGCGGACGACGGCGAAGAGGTACCGAAGGCGTTCGTCGTCCGGCAGCCGGGGGCCGAGCTCGGGGACGGGGATGTCATGGAGTTCGTCGCCGGACGGGTGGCGCCGTTCAAGCGCGTGCGATCGGTGGAGTTCGTCGATGTGATTCCCAAGTCTGCGTCGGGGAAGATCCTTCGGCGGGAGCTGCGCGCGAGGGCCTGA